A region from the Mesorhizobium sp. J8 genome encodes:
- a CDS encoding cobyrinate a,c-diamide synthase produces MTARAIIIGAPRSGSGKTSVTIGLLRALARRGLKVRGAKSGPDYIDPGFHTAATGLSCVNLDSWAMSPALLNALAAQAADDAEYVILESAMGLFDGIPAPEGRSGSAADLARLYGLPVLLVLDVSGQSTTAAAVAKGFATYDPDVRMAGVVLNRLGSERHRRLSGDAIEAIGLPVVGAILRDPTLNLPERHLGLVQAGEYENLMAHLDRLADMVEKSLDIDAILALATPLQPAAGDFGGALQPPGQRIALAEDAAFTFLYPHVATHWRRAGAEIVPFSPLADEAPAEDCDVCWLPGGYPELHAGKLAAATNFQAGTTRFAAAKPVHGECGGFMVLGEILEDAEGTSHRMLGLLGHSTSFARRKMNLGYREARLRAACPLGPEGTLIRGHEFHYAHMTGTGNDEPLADLADGQGNPLGASGYRRGHVSGTFFHAIARSA; encoded by the coding sequence ATGACGGCGCGCGCGATCATCATCGGCGCGCCGCGCTCCGGCTCGGGCAAAACCAGCGTCACCATCGGCCTGTTGCGCGCGCTCGCCCGGCGCGGCCTGAAGGTGCGCGGCGCGAAATCCGGACCGGACTATATCGACCCCGGCTTCCACACCGCCGCCACCGGCTTGTCCTGTGTCAATCTCGACAGTTGGGCGATGTCGCCTGCCCTGCTCAATGCGCTGGCGGCCCAAGCCGCGGACGATGCCGAATACGTCATCCTCGAAAGCGCGATGGGCCTGTTCGACGGAATCCCCGCGCCGGAAGGCCGCTCCGGCTCGGCCGCCGATCTCGCCCGGCTCTACGGCCTGCCGGTGCTTCTGGTGCTCGATGTTTCCGGACAGTCGACCACGGCCGCCGCCGTCGCCAAGGGTTTCGCCACCTACGATCCGGATGTCCGCATGGCCGGCGTCGTGCTCAATCGGCTCGGCAGCGAACGCCACCGGCGGCTGTCCGGCGACGCCATCGAAGCGATCGGCCTGCCCGTGGTCGGCGCCATCCTGCGCGATCCGACGCTCAACCTGCCGGAGCGGCATCTCGGCCTCGTCCAGGCCGGCGAGTACGAAAACCTGATGGCGCATCTCGACCGCCTGGCCGACATGGTCGAGAAGTCGCTCGATATCGACGCTATCCTAGCGCTGGCCACTCCGTTGCAACCGGCAGCCGGCGACTTCGGTGGTGCCTTGCAGCCGCCCGGGCAGCGCATCGCACTGGCGGAGGACGCCGCCTTCACGTTCCTCTATCCGCATGTCGCCACGCATTGGCGCAGGGCCGGCGCCGAGATCGTGCCCTTCTCGCCGCTGGCCGACGAAGCGCCGGCTGAGGACTGCGATGTCTGCTGGCTGCCCGGCGGTTATCCCGAACTCCATGCCGGCAAGCTTGCGGCCGCGACAAACTTCCAGGCGGGAACAACGCGATTCGCGGCGGCGAAGCCGGTTCACGGCGAGTGCGGCGGCTTCATGGTGCTGGGCGAAATACTGGAAGACGCGGAGGGGACAAGCCACAGGATGCTTGGCCTGCTTGGCCATTCGACCAGCTTCGCCAGGCGCAAGATGAATCTCGGCTATCGAGAGGCGCGATTGCGCGCCGCCTGCCCATTAGGACCCGAGGGCACGTTGATCCGAGGCCACGAATTCCACTACGCGCATATGACGGGCACCGGCAATGACGAGCCCTTGGCCGACCTTGCCGATGGCCAGGGCAATCCGCTGGGCGCCTCCGGCTACCGGCGTGGCCATGTCAGCGGCACTTTCTTCCATGCCATTGCGAGGAGCGCATGA
- the cobS gene encoding adenosylcobinamide-GDP ribazoletransferase, which translates to MSGPSAPRQVLDDIGLSLVFFTRLRLPSSDFGGRSLADAIWAAPFAGLAVSIIGALVYAIAAVFGVAAAPAAALTLAATMLVTGCLHEDGLSDIADGFWGGRTRDRKLEIMRDSRIGAYGAAALGLSLLIRWSALSELAGPGHIFLALLAAHAGSRGLFGAFMHLLPPARADGLSANAGSVTAETAIIGAALGAVALLALGFAGAIAALIPLGLVFAGFRALCLSQIGGQTGDTIGALQQLGEIAILLAASVCLS; encoded by the coding sequence ATGAGCGGCCCTTCCGCGCCAAGGCAAGTGCTTGACGATATCGGCCTCAGCCTCGTCTTCTTCACCCGGCTGCGGTTGCCGTCGAGCGATTTCGGCGGCCGCAGCCTGGCGGATGCGATCTGGGCGGCGCCCTTTGCCGGTCTCGCCGTGTCGATCATCGGCGCGCTGGTCTATGCGATCGCCGCGGTCTTCGGCGTCGCCGCCGCACCGGCCGCGGCGCTCACCCTCGCCGCCACGATGCTCGTCACCGGCTGCCTGCATGAGGACGGACTTTCCGACATCGCCGACGGTTTTTGGGGCGGCAGGACGCGCGACAGGAAGCTGGAGATCATGCGCGATAGCCGCATCGGCGCCTATGGCGCGGCCGCGCTCGGGCTGTCGCTGCTCATCCGCTGGAGCGCGCTCTCCGAGCTCGCCGGTCCCGGCCACATCTTTCTCGCGCTGCTTGCCGCGCATGCCGGCTCGCGCGGTCTGTTCGGCGCATTCATGCATCTTCTGCCGCCGGCCCGCGCCGACGGCCTGTCCGCCAATGCGGGCTCTGTCACGGCCGAGACCGCGATCATAGGTGCTGCGCTCGGCGCGGTGGCGCTGCTGGCGCTCGGCTTTGCCGGCGCGATCGCGGCGCTCATACCGCTCGGCCTGGTCTTCGCGGGCTTCCGCGCGCTTTGCCTCAGCCAGATCGGCGGCCAGACCGGCGACACGATCGGCGCGCTGCAGCAGCTTGGCGAGATCGCGATTCTTCTCGCCGCTTCCGTTTGCCTTTCCTGA
- the cobT gene encoding nicotinate-nucleotide--dimethylbenzimidazole phosphoribosyltransferase: MSPQSAAFKSLEDLRAACLDLPAGSDTAAAAVAKRQDTLTKPPGSLGRLETIAAWLGRWQGRDMPKLDAVKVFVFAGNHGVTAQGVSAYPSEVTVQMVANFAGGGAAINQLARIAGAKLDVIPLDLDHPTGDFTIAPAMDEQAFLAAVSAGYDAVTKDLDLVCFGEMGIGNTTPAAAISTALFGGGAEKWTGRGTGVDDAGMKRKVVAIEAGLKRHADSLSDPLKIAAALGGRELAAILGATLAARKNNVPVLLDGFVCTAAAAPLARLHPTGLAHTVAAHVSAEAGHRRLLEALGLPPLLDLGMRLGEGSGACLAVNIVRSALECHARMASFAEAGVSEK, encoded by the coding sequence ATGTCCCCCCAATCAGCCGCGTTCAAATCGCTCGAAGACCTTCGCGCCGCCTGCCTCGATCTTCCAGCCGGCAGCGACACCGCCGCCGCTGCCGTCGCAAAACGCCAGGACACGCTGACCAAGCCGCCAGGCAGCCTCGGCCGGCTGGAAACGATCGCCGCCTGGCTCGGCCGCTGGCAGGGCCGCGACATGCCGAAGCTCGATGCGGTCAAAGTCTTCGTCTTCGCCGGCAATCACGGCGTCACCGCGCAGGGCGTCTCGGCCTATCCCTCCGAGGTTACGGTGCAGATGGTGGCGAACTTCGCCGGCGGGGGTGCCGCCATCAACCAACTGGCCCGCATTGCCGGCGCCAAGCTCGACGTCATCCCTCTCGATCTCGATCATCCGACCGGCGATTTCACGATAGCGCCGGCAATGGACGAGCAGGCGTTCCTCGCCGCCGTCTCGGCCGGCTACGATGCCGTGACCAAGGACCTCGACCTTGTCTGCTTCGGCGAGATGGGCATCGGCAACACCACGCCGGCGGCCGCGATCTCGACGGCCCTCTTCGGCGGCGGCGCCGAAAAATGGACCGGGCGCGGCACCGGCGTCGATGATGCCGGCATGAAGCGCAAGGTCGTGGCCATCGAGGCGGGCCTCAAGCGCCATGCCGATTCGCTCTCGGACCCGCTGAAGATCGCTGCTGCCCTTGGCGGACGGGAACTGGCGGCCATCCTGGGCGCCACGCTCGCCGCGCGCAAGAACAACGTGCCGGTGCTGCTCGACGGCTTCGTCTGCACCGCCGCCGCAGCGCCGCTTGCGAGACTGCACCCGACCGGGCTGGCCCACACCGTCGCCGCCCATGTCTCGGCCGAAGCCGGCCACCGCCGCCTGCTCGAAGCCCTCGGCCTGCCGCCGCTGCTCGACCTCGGCATGCGGCTCGGCGAAGGCTCCGGCGCCTGCCTTGCCGTCAACATCGTGCGCTCGGCGCTGGAATGCCATGCCAGGATGGCGAGCTTCGCCGAGGCCGGAGTTTCGGAGAAATAG